The following are encoded together in the Salvelinus sp. IW2-2015 unplaced genomic scaffold, ASM291031v2 Un_scaffold201, whole genome shotgun sequence genome:
- the LOC112068169 gene encoding cadherin-11-like: MTQDVYFLPIEINDNGIPPMSSTNTLTIRVCSCDSKDTILSCNVEPYILPAGLSTGALIAILACIVILLAIVVLFVALRRQKKEPLIVFEEEDIRENIITYDDEGGGEEDTEAFDIATLQNPDGANGFLPRKDIKPEFQYPMRPGGRPVANSVDVDDFIKTRINDADNDPTAPPYDSIQIYGYEGRGSIAGSLSSLESVTTDSDLDYDYLQSWGPRFKKLADLYGTKDSADDNS, from the exons ATGACCCAGGATGTCTACTTCCTTCCCATTGAGATCAACGACAACGGCATCCCTCCCATGAGCAGCACCAACACGCTGACCATCCGAGTGTGCAGCTGTGACAGTAAGGACACCATCCTGTCCTGCAATGTGGAGCCTTACATCCTGCCTGCAGGCCTCAGCACCGGAGCTCTCATCGCCATACTTGCCTGTATCGTCATTCTCCTMG CGATCGTGGTGCTGTTTGTGGCACTGCGTCGTCAGAAGAAGGAGCCACTCATCGTCTTCGAGGAGGAAGACATCCGTGAGAACATCATCACCTATGATGATGAAGGCGGtggagaggaggacacagaggcCTTCGACATTGCTACACTACAGAACCCTGACGGTGCCAACGGCTTCCTACCCCGTAAGGACATCAAGCCTGAGTTCCAGTACCCGATGAGGCCTGGCGGGCGCCCCGTGGCCAACAGTGTGGACGTGGATGATTTTATCAAGACCCGCATTAACGACGCGGACAACGACCCCACGGCCCCTCCCTATGACTCTATCCAGATCTATGGCTACGAGGGCCGGGGCTCCATCGCTGGATCCCTCAGCTCCTTGGAGTCGGTGACCACAGATTCAGACCTAGACTACGACTACCTCCAAAGCTGGGGCCCGCGCTTCAAGAAGCTGGCCGACCTTTACGGCACCAAAGACTCRGCCGATGACAACTCTTAA